The genomic window TATCTCCCTGACTTTCGGAAACACTAAATAATATGGTTTTATTTTTATTAAACTTTAAAAAGGAAGGATTTACCAGGTCATCAATAACCTGAATTTCTTGAAGCGAATTCTCTCGGATATTAAATTGGTATACGTAGATACCTCTATCCGGATGTCCATCTGTATATGAACCTATATAAATATGCATCTTTTGTGCGTTACTATTTTTAAAATTTAGGAAAAAGCATGCAACTAAGAAAGTAGTATAGATACTTCTTAAATTTACTAACCCCTGTACATATCTGAATGTATTACTCATGTTACATTTCTCTCAAAAGCTAATCTACTAATTGTTTCGTGATATATATGACTTCTTAAAACAAATGTAATCCGGTACACTTTGATCTTATAAAATAGAGGTATGAAGAATGTACTAGTTCATTTTTAAAGTAAAATCAACAGTAAATAACATGGATCTTTATACAAAAAGCTATCAGTGGGATCTTCGGATTCCATTGATAGCTTTTATTTCTAACATAGTTTATTATTGTACCGCTTTTAAAGCGTTAATATTACCGTACCCAAAGCGTTTATCTCTTCTTGGATAAAATTCTCCTGACCTTTTTAATTTATCTAAAACCTGATTTCGGTTAAGACGTGGGTTTTTTGCCCAGATCAACGCTGCAATACCAGAGGTCATAGCCGTAGCAACTGAAGAACCACTGGAATAGCGAGTAGTTCCATTATTGAATCCTAAAACAGGTACGTTTCTGTCAGGATTAGACCTACGTTGCATAACAATGGTAAAGTCCATATTACCATCATGACATATATCACATCTTTTGTATCCATTATCACTAATTCCGGTAACCGCAACGGTTTCCCTCATACTAGCCGGAAAAATAATTCCGTACCAATTGGTAAAATTAGTAGAGGTTCCCCCCGCACAAATAATTAATTTTCCTTTGCTATAAGCGTATTTTACCGCATCCCTAATATTCCCTATGGTATATAAGAAACCAATAGACATGGATATAATTTTAACATCAGACCTATTTGCCAGTGCAACCAAAGCATTACTTACTCCTTTTCTTTCGTGAAAATCGTCAAGTAACACATCTGAAGTACCCCGGTATACTACCAAATTTGAATTATAAGCCACTCCTACCGGCATTCCTTTATTATTTCTTGGAGACCCTATTACTGCACTCATTTGTGTACCATGACCGCATCGATCTTCCGGACCATCTACCCCTTTTGCCCATGGCCATGGTGATTCAATATAGGTTCCAAAACGCTTTACTGACCTTCCCCTTGAAGCTCCATTATTGATGTCACCATTTAGTAATGACTGACTTGAAGACAACCCGGTATCAATAACCCCGATGGTTACTCCGGCACCAGTACTCTTTGCCCATGCTTGCGGAATTTTGTGAATAGCAAAATTCCAGGGTAGTAAAGCATTGGGTGTAATCTTGCTCACGTCTCTACTGTTTATAGGTTCGTTCACCATATCACAGCCTGCGTTTTTCTGCTGATAACCTTGTCCGGAGGGTGCAAACTGGTTGTATCCCATAGGATCCAAGTACCGTATTTGACTAGTTGACAAGAGTGCCTTTACCGTTTCGAGTTTAGAAATCGGGACATCAATAACATTTAACACTCCGTCTGTCTCTTCAAAACGTGATTTCAACACTCCTTCGTTTTCTGCGACAATATTCATAACATTTTGTCGTGCATTTAACGTACTTTTAGTTTTACTACCATTTGAGAAGCTTTCTCCTTTATCTCCGTAACCGACACTCAGTACTTCTCCGCCACGCATGACTGCACTATAGAGCATTTTAGCTTCGGCTTTTTTCCAGTCTACATCGCCGAAAGTTTTGATTTGATCTTCCATAAAAGCGTTAATTTCTTTTACCGAATACAAATCCTGGTCTTGTAAAACTTCAATTTCTTTTTCTTCTTTTGAGCATGCCATAAAAAGGTGTAAGCCCACACATAAAGCAATAATTTTTTTCATTTTTAAAATGTTGAGTTTAAAAGTAATTATTGATAGGAACCAAAAACTACTTAAATTAGTAAATTGATAAAAATATAGGCTAATTTAGTAATATTATTGTGAAATTCATTGTAAAATGGAGATCTAGATCACAAATTATTAACTTATAAAGCTATTAGTATTAACGCTATCGATAAATCTAAAAAAGAGAAGTAATTTTATAGAATTGTAAAATCAAAAGAATCCATTCTTAGTATTTTAAAATCTTACTTTTTCAAAAAGCTATTACAGATGTCATTAGTAATTTTACTTAAAAGTACGTTTGACCGAGCCGGTTATTTCGTCAAGGTCTTTTTTAACATCTTTAAATTGTTCAGAAACATTATTAGATACGGATTTTGGTAGTTCGGAATTGATACCGTTTTTTTCAGCACTTTTAGTGATTTCACTTTTAATATCATTAGTTGCATCCTTAACAATGCGCATTCCTTTTCCTAAGCCTCGAGCTATTTCGGGAATTTTATCGGCACCAAACACCATTACTACAATAAAGATGATAAATGCAATTTCAGTACCACTAATAAATAAAAAGGTGCTAAACATAGACTACAAAGATACGTAGAATCTTTTTTTGTAAAGTAAAGAGTATACCAAAAAATTGATGGATAGGGTACAGTTGTTTATTAATATTAATGTCTGGTAAAGATTTAAGACCCACCTGCGGATAGACGAGTCGCTATCGCTTCTAGAATCAAGGCTAATTATTATAACATTGAAAATTAAGATTATAAAATTATTCGCGTTAAAAGACAAACCGCCTTTATTCTACTATACTTTTTAAGCTATTATCTAGCTTAACCGAACACTAAGGGTATATGAACTAAAAAGGTTCGGTTTGTTATGAACAAACCGAACCTTGCTTTACTTTTTTAATAAGAGATTACTGCCCTTTTACCTTTTCTTTAAATTTTTCAAACCTACTAGGTTGATTAGAAGAAGGCCAGCTATTATTAGTAATATCAATATCTGCCGTTTCCAGATTAGGATCCACCGTGATTTTGGTAATTGCTTTTTCTGAGGCTATTGCTTTTTTGACCCGATCGTCATTTTTTCTCCAGATTTCTGCCGGATACGTAATCATTTCCTTAGTTCCGTCATCATAGGTATATTCTACAATTAAGGGCATTACCAATCCACCCGGTTTGTTAAAAACTACTTCGTAAAAATATTTAGGTTGTTTAATTGTAGCTCTCTCCTCTTTAGTAAAATTATCCATTAAATATTCATTCATAGTCACCGGATCTTCCAGAATAGCTCCATTTTCTTTTAGGCGTTTATAATCTTTACCTCCTTCTTCTACCATAAAGATATTGTTACCATAGGTTCTCACCGATTTACTTTGTGCATTTACCATGGCTGTTGCTTCCAGAGTAGGTACTTTTGATACTACGAATTTTTTTACCTCTTCTACCCCGATATCTGTATAGTCTGTCGTATAAAACCATCCTCTCCAAAACCAATCCAGGTCTACCGCAGAGGCATCCTCCATCGTTCTAAAAAAGTCCTCAGGGGTAGGATGTTTAAACATCCAGCGTTGCGAATAGGTTCTAAAAGCGTAATCAAAAAGATCTCGTCCCATTACAGTTTCCCGTAAAATATTTAATCCGGTAGCTGGCTTAGAATACGCATTAGGACCAAATTGATGGATATTATTGGATTGCGTCATAATAGGTGAGATACGGCGTTGATCGCCACTCATATACGGTACAATTTTAGCTGCCGGCCCCCTTTGAGAAGGATAAGCTTTATTAGGAGCAACCGCTTTAGGATAGTTTTCACCAAAATCCTGTTCGGCTACGTATTGTACAAATGTGTTTAATCCTTCGTCCATCCAGGTCCATTGCCGTTCGTCGCTATTAACGATCATAGGGAAGAAGTTATGACCTACTTCATGGATGATCACACTCATCATTCCAAATTTGGTACGATCGTCATACGAACCATTGGGTTCAGGACGTCCGTAATTCCAGCAAATCATAGGATATTCCATACCCTGATTTTTTGCATGTACAGAGATCGCTTTGTGATACGGATAATCAAAGGTCATCCGACTATAGGATTTTAAGGTACTTGCCACTACTTTAGTAGACCATTCTTCCCATAAAGGGTTTCCTTCTTTAGGATACAGCGATACGGCCATTACGTCTTTTTGACCTACTTTAACTGCCATCATATCCCAAATAAACCTTCGGGAAGAAGCAAATCCAAAGTCCCTGACCATTTCTGCTTTGAACTTCCAGGTTTTTTTATCTTCGGCAAATTTCTTTTCTTTTGCTTTTGCTTCTTTTTCAGTTACAATAAAAACCGGTTTGTCATAAGATTTCTTAGCTTTTTCATAGCGAGCCACCATTTCGTCAGTAAAAACTTCTTTGCGATTGCTCAGTCTGCCTGTAGCATCCAGGATATGGTCTGCAGGAACGGTAATATTTACTTCAAAGTTCCCAAAAGGCAAAGCAAACTCTCCTCTACCCCAAAACTGATGAACCTGCCATCCTTCAACATCGTTATAGACTGCCATCCTGGGATAGAATTGTGCGATTACAAAAGACCGGTTACCATCTTCAAACTCTTCATATCCCGACCGACCACGATCTTTAGTATGTTCATTAATATTATACCACCAATCGATTGAAAAAGTAAATTTTTCACCTGGTTTTAACTTCTTATCCATTTCAACCCGCATCATGGTGCTGTTGATCATATAGGTGATTTTTTTTCCATCTGCTCCTTTTACAGAAGTAATATTAAATCCTCCGTCAAAAGGTTCTGACAAATATTTCTTTTTAAAGAAAGTAGAAGGTGTTGCCGGATCAATACCATCACCCTGGATTAACGGTGTCTTAGAATTCTTTGCCCGCATGTTCTGATCCAGTTGTACCCATAAAAACTCTAAGGGGTCCGGTGAATTATTATGATAGGTTATGGTTTCTTTACCATATAACTTAGCGTTTTTATCGTCCAGTTCGATATCCATTTTATAATCAGCCTGTTGCTGATAATATTGAGGCCCAGGAGCCCCGGAACCGTTACGGTATACATTAGGCGTAGCAAACTCATCATATAGTTGCTTAAACTTGTTTTGATTGGTATGTCCTAAGGCTCTTTGATTAGTATTATTTTCCTGAGCATAAGAATTTGAAACTAATACCGCCATAAAAACGGCAATCATAAAATAAGCTTTCTTCATATGAAATCCTGTTGAGTTATTAATCTAAGTAATACTACTTCCTATGGCAAAATAATATATTTTAAAGGTTTATATTTTTATTCACCAAACTTTAACATGCCTTTAATTTCTTCATCCTGTAAAATGATACTTTTACGTTCCTTCTCGGTAATTACATGGATAATATTTTGTTGTTCAGAAAATAAATCTAACAACAGCGAATTTTCTACGGTAATTTGAGCTAATTCTTTTACATTATTTACTTCAAGATAACATAGTAACAAATCGTTCTCATATTCCATTCCTATAAAAACAGTTTCTACTTTCTGATCATTCACTTCCAGATTGAATTTCTTATGAAAATAGTTGTTTACGTATTTTTGAATTTCAGGTTGTTCTTTTTCAGGATCTAACCGAAAGTTCGTTCCAAAACGCTCGTTAAGCACCTTCTCGATATCATCAACAAAAACACGTGAAATAATTTGTAATGCTTTTTTTTCTTTTACAAATTCGATTTGGGTAACACTTACGTAAAATTTATGGAGGTTTATAAAAGAAACCAGTATAGAAATCAATAGTAAAAAAGAAACGTATTTAAAAAAACGGAAGTAAAAAGATCCCATACTTGATATATTATAAAGATCATGCCAAGATAGTTTAAAAATCAGTCAATAGCGATCGGTGTTTGTAGGTTTACATAATCTTTAGCTTTTTCCTGTAAAAATTCAAAGAGTTGATAGGTTTGTTCTTCTTTAATGTACTTTTTATACAAAGCATCTTCTTCACAGAAATACAAAAAATCATCTACGGAATCTATAGGTATTCCTAGTCCTTCAGAAAGTAAGCGTAGCGAAAGTACCTGTTTGGTTTTAGCAATCCTAGCTTCGGTTTTTTCAATTTCAATTAATTTTTTAATCATTTTAATCTTCCCGTTAAGCAGGTTTATAATCAAATCCAAAGGGATACCACTTGCAGAAGTAGTGGCCGTATACAATTTACGCTCAGCAGGTGTTTTTTCTTTTTTAGTCCTATAAGGTAACCCCAGATTTTTTGCGGTAAGTACCGGAGCGGAAGTAATCCCTCTTACGTCTTTATCTAACCTGCCGGATAGACTAATATTACTAATAGTTACGGGTTCCAGTTCTTGTGTTTGCGTAGTAAGCTGTACAATCAAATTCTGTTTACGAAAATCCGCCTGATTAATCACTACTATTTTTTGTTCGTATTGCACAGACGAGAATATAACAGAATCCCCTACTTTTACTGGAATGGTAAAATTACCAAATGCATCGTTAGTAGTTCCTAGGTTTTGAGTTAAGTTAATAATATTGATAGCATATCCCTGTAGCTGATCCGCTATAATTCGACCTTCAATCTCCTGTGCTTGTAGACCTTGCCAAGAAGAGATCAAACTAAAAGTTGTAAAAAGTAATTTTTTGACCATACTTTTAAAAAGACCTGGTCTCCTGAGAAATGTGACTAAAAAGGATCTATTTTTTTATGTGATCCTTATAAGCCTCACTTTGTACAATTAAAAATTCGATCAGATCTAGTTCTTTTCCTTTTTTCAGATAAGAAGCATTCAGGCCTTTTTGTTCGGCGTAATCCATAAAGTCATCAATTTGGGTCAACTCCAGATTTAGATTTTCTTTAAAAAAGCGATCGTCATACATTCTTTTTACTGCAACGTCCACGTTTTCTATAGTTTTTTTATTTTTTTTACTTCCGAAGGCTGCCTTAAATAAGTTAATAAAATTAAGTCCATATTTCATCCGAATCCCAAAAGGAATATTTGTTTCGGCAGTAGACAATTCATCCGGAGTCCAGCGATAATCAACGTCATTAATCGGTGCGCTTGCCTGCTCTTCTACGTTAGCTAAATTCCCATAGTTTACCGCTACCCGAGACACATCTGCCTTTACATTTCCGGAAAGGTCATAAGGCGTTACCACTACTTCATCCAATAGATTAACGGATTCATTAAGATAAACCGTCATCTTTTTAGTATCAATTATACTTTTATCCACTACCACCGTAAAGGTTTGATACTGCATGGCCGTAATTTCAATTTTATTATCCAGTGCTGCATTTATTTCAAACTCCCCCTTTTTATTAGTGATCGTAGCTTGATTTAAACTTTTATTATAAATTACAATCCCTTCTACATCATCTCCTACCGGAGCATTTATTTTTCCTGTAATGGTAATATCTTTTTCTTGAGCTATGACACATCCTACGGTCACCAGAAATAGTAATAAAAGAAGTTTAGTTTTCATAAATATTGAATAGTTTCAATCAAATTACCAAATTTTTGAAGATACACCATTAATTTTTTCACAAATAAATATATACTATCTAAAAACAAGAATAAATACTACAAATCTCTCCGTAAAAGTTAGAATTTTTAAGTTAACACGCTATATCAACCAAATTGATTTTTATCATTCTAGTATAGCTTTCTACTATCTACGATCTTACGTACCACTAATTATTATTTAGCTATAGTGTACCTTTACAAAAATTCTTTTTATGGCAAATTGTATTATCGCAAGTACTTCTTCCCTTTTTGGTCAACAACCTTTAGCATATTTTAAAGACACAATACAAGAATTGTATAAAGGGTGTAGAAAGGTACTTTTTATTCCTTATGCCCGTCCGGGCGGAAGAACCCACGATCAATACACAGCACTCGTGGTTCCTATATTTAAGGAACTCGGAATTACCTTAGTGGGTATTCACACCTTTGAAAATGCCGTACAAGCGATTCAAAATACTGAAGCTTTTTATACAGGAGGTGGTAATACCTTTATGCTAGTACACCAGTTATACCAAAACCAATTAATAACAAAATTAAAAGAAGAAATCTTAAAAGGAAAACCGTATTTAGGAACTAGTGCGGGAAGTAATATTTGCGGACTCACCATGCAAACCACAAATGATATGCCCATCGTACAACCTCAAAGTTTTAAGACTTTGGGAATTTTACCTTTTAATATCAACCCACATTATCTAGACCCTAACCCGGATTCTACACATAACGGAGAAACCCGGGAAACCCGAATTAAAGAATACCACGCGTTTAATACGCCCCCGGTAATCGGCCTGAGAGAAGGTAGTTGGATAAAAATAAAGGACGAAAAAATTACCCTACAAGGCAAGCTAACCGCACGGATTTTTGAGCAAAATAAAACCCCTTATGAAATTACCCCGGAGACGGATGTAAGCTTTTTAAAATAATTATGGAATACGCAGACATACTAAAAACCATTGAACAAGAGATTAAACAACAAAAACTTACCGGAAAAGTTGCTAATTATATCCCGGAACTGGCTAAAGTAGACCCAAATGCTTTTGGGATGCACGTACTTTGTAACGACGGGAGTCATTTTGGGTTCGGTGAACAACATACTCCTTTTTCTATTCAGAGTATTTCTAAAGTATTTATGCTTACCCTGGCTTTTAAGTATCTTGAAGAACAAGAAATTTTTAAGCGTGTAGGAGTTGAACCTTCCGGTGATCCTTTTAATTCGTTGATTCAATTAGAACAAGAAAAAGGAATCCCCAGAAATCCTTTTATCAATGCCGGTGCCCTTGTAATCTGTGATATTTTGCTGGAGGTTTGTGGCAACCCTCAAGCAGAATTGGTTAAAATGATACAAAGAATGGCTGATATAGATAAAGTTCCGATCAATCAGGATGTTTTTGATTCTGAAATGAAGTGTAGCCAACGTAATCAAGCGCTTATTAACTTTATGAAATCCTTTGGTAACATAAAACACGAAATAAACGAAGTATTGACGTTATACACCCATTTTTGTGCAATCGAATTAACCTGTGCGGAACTTGCTGGAAGTTTTACTGTTTATGCGAAAAACGGTAAGTTATCTGACGGAACACAACTTATTACCGCTTCTCAAACAAAACGGATTAATGCCCTGATGCAAACCTGCGGATTTTATGATGAAGCCGGCGAATTTAGTTACCGTATCGGTTTACCTGGTAAAAGTGGCGTAGGTGGCGGTATTGCAGCGGTACACCCTAATGAATTATCCGTAACTGTCTGGAGCCCCCCATTAAATAAAAAAGGAAATTCGGAATTAGGAATGTATGCCTTAGAACGTTTTACGACCTTAAGTGGAGTTTCGGTTTTTTAAATTGGATTTTAAAGTTGTTTGGCAATTGAATGATCATAGTAGTTTTCTGCATAAATTGATAAATCCCACAACATATCGTAAATTATGCCTGCTAATACGACTATGTATATAAGCTTATGAAAAAGTATTTGGAAGGTTTTATAGAAGCAATTACAGGAACGCTTAACTGGACCTGGCAATCCATATGTTTTGAAGTCCCCTGGTATACAAACTATTTTTATGGATTGATCGCTATTTCTTTGTTCGTTTGGGGTTTAGAAATTATATTCCCCTGGCGGAAAGAACAGGCGGTATTGAGAAAAGACTTCTGGTTAGATGCGTTTTATATGTTCTTTAATTTTTTTGCTTTTTCCATAGCCATCAGTGGGTTCTATAAAATATTACAACTAGTTTTTACAGATATAGGTATTCAGGAAAACTCACTGGCCCTTTTTGATCCATCGGATTGGCCTCTCTGGACGCAACTCCTGGTGTTTTTTATTGTTTTGGATTTTGTACAATGGTTTACACATACTTTATTGCATAAATACGCTGTTTTATGGAGATATCATAAAGTGCACCATAGTGTAAAAGAAATGGGCTTTGCCGCACACCTTCGCTATCACTGGATGGAAAATATTTTATATAAACCTTTAAAGACTTTTGCCGTTATGATCTTGTTTGGCTTTGAACCCCAACAAGCCTACGTTGCACATTTTCTTGCAATTACCATTGGTCATATAAATCATGCTAATATTAAAATTACCTGGGGACCTTTAAAGTATATTTTAAACAACCCGGTAATGCATTTATACCACCATGCCTACGAGCTTCCTGAAGGTACCTACGGAGTAAATTTTGGGATTAGCTTAAGTCTGTGGGATTACCTTTTTAAAACAAATTACATTCCTGAGGATAGTGGCACCATACCTTTGGGCTTTCCTGGAGACGAGGCTTTTCCTTCTTCTTTTATTGGTCAAAACACATACGGTTTTAAAAAAGGGCAACACTAATTTACAGCTGGATTAGGCTTAAAAGATAATAGAGCTCTTCATCTATTAAATCAGAACTTTTTTATTCCTTTGTGAAGCCATTGTGACCAATTTTTATCATAGGTATGCACTTCTTGGGTACTACCAGTATCATT from Aquimarina sp. ERC-38 includes these protein-coding regions:
- a CDS encoding S8 family peptidase produces the protein MKKIIALCVGLHLFMACSKEEKEIEVLQDQDLYSVKEINAFMEDQIKTFGDVDWKKAEAKMLYSAVMRGGEVLSVGYGDKGESFSNGSKTKSTLNARQNVMNIVAENEGVLKSRFEETDGVLNVIDVPISKLETVKALLSTSQIRYLDPMGYNQFAPSGQGYQQKNAGCDMVNEPINSRDVSKITPNALLPWNFAIHKIPQAWAKSTGAGVTIGVIDTGLSSSQSLLNGDINNGASRGRSVKRFGTYIESPWPWAKGVDGPEDRCGHGTQMSAVIGSPRNNKGMPVGVAYNSNLVVYRGTSDVLLDDFHERKGVSNALVALANRSDVKIISMSIGFLYTIGNIRDAVKYAYSKGKLIICAGGTSTNFTNWYGIIFPASMRETVAVTGISDNGYKRCDICHDGNMDFTIVMQRRSNPDRNVPVLGFNNGTTRYSSGSSVATAMTSGIAALIWAKNPRLNRNQVLDKLKRSGEFYPRRDKRFGYGNINALKAVQ
- a CDS encoding Sec-independent protein translocase subunit TatA/TatB; the protein is MFSTFLFISGTEIAFIIFIVVMVFGADKIPEIARGLGKGMRIVKDATNDIKSEITKSAEKNGINSELPKSVSNNVSEQFKDVKKDLDEITGSVKRTFK
- a CDS encoding M1 family metallopeptidase; translation: MKKAYFMIAVFMAVLVSNSYAQENNTNQRALGHTNQNKFKQLYDEFATPNVYRNGSGAPGPQYYQQQADYKMDIELDDKNAKLYGKETITYHNNSPDPLEFLWVQLDQNMRAKNSKTPLIQGDGIDPATPSTFFKKKYLSEPFDGGFNITSVKGADGKKITYMINSTMMRVEMDKKLKPGEKFTFSIDWWYNINEHTKDRGRSGYEEFEDGNRSFVIAQFYPRMAVYNDVEGWQVHQFWGRGEFALPFGNFEVNITVPADHILDATGRLSNRKEVFTDEMVARYEKAKKSYDKPVFIVTEKEAKAKEKKFAEDKKTWKFKAEMVRDFGFASSRRFIWDMMAVKVGQKDVMAVSLYPKEGNPLWEEWSTKVVASTLKSYSRMTFDYPYHKAISVHAKNQGMEYPMICWNYGRPEPNGSYDDRTKFGMMSVIIHEVGHNFFPMIVNSDERQWTWMDEGLNTFVQYVAEQDFGENYPKAVAPNKAYPSQRGPAAKIVPYMSGDQRRISPIMTQSNNIHQFGPNAYSKPATGLNILRETVMGRDLFDYAFRTYSQRWMFKHPTPEDFFRTMEDASAVDLDWFWRGWFYTTDYTDIGVEEVKKFVVSKVPTLEATAMVNAQSKSVRTYGNNIFMVEEGGKDYKRLKENGAILEDPVTMNEYLMDNFTKEERATIKQPKYFYEVVFNKPGGLVMPLIVEYTYDDGTKEMITYPAEIWRKNDDRVKKAIASEKAITKITVDPNLETADIDITNNSWPSSNQPSRFEKFKEKVKGQ
- a CDS encoding DUF6702 family protein, giving the protein MGSFYFRFFKYVSFLLLISILVSFINLHKFYVSVTQIEFVKEKKALQIISRVFVDDIEKVLNERFGTNFRLDPEKEQPEIQKYVNNYFHKKFNLEVNDQKVETVFIGMEYENDLLLCYLEVNNVKELAQITVENSLLLDLFSEQQNIIHVITEKERKSIILQDEEIKGMLKFGE
- a CDS encoding carboxypeptidase-like regulatory domain-containing protein — protein: MKTKLLLLLFLVTVGCVIAQEKDITITGKINAPVGDDVEGIVIYNKSLNQATITNKKGEFEINAALDNKIEITAMQYQTFTVVVDKSIIDTKKMTVYLNESVNLLDEVVVTPYDLSGNVKADVSRVAVNYGNLANVEEQASAPINDVDYRWTPDELSTAETNIPFGIRMKYGLNFINLFKAAFGSKKNKKTIENVDVAVKRMYDDRFFKENLNLELTQIDDFMDYAEQKGLNASYLKKGKELDLIEFLIVQSEAYKDHIKK
- the pepE gene encoding dipeptidase PepE; this encodes MANCIIASTSSLFGQQPLAYFKDTIQELYKGCRKVLFIPYARPGGRTHDQYTALVVPIFKELGITLVGIHTFENAVQAIQNTEAFYTGGGNTFMLVHQLYQNQLITKLKEEILKGKPYLGTSAGSNICGLTMQTTNDMPIVQPQSFKTLGILPFNINPHYLDPNPDSTHNGETRETRIKEYHAFNTPPVIGLREGSWIKIKDEKITLQGKLTARIFEQNKTPYEITPETDVSFLK
- a CDS encoding glutaminase; amino-acid sequence: MEYADILKTIEQEIKQQKLTGKVANYIPELAKVDPNAFGMHVLCNDGSHFGFGEQHTPFSIQSISKVFMLTLAFKYLEEQEIFKRVGVEPSGDPFNSLIQLEQEKGIPRNPFINAGALVICDILLEVCGNPQAELVKMIQRMADIDKVPINQDVFDSEMKCSQRNQALINFMKSFGNIKHEINEVLTLYTHFCAIELTCAELAGSFTVYAKNGKLSDGTQLITASQTKRINALMQTCGFYDEAGEFSYRIGLPGKSGVGGGIAAVHPNELSVTVWSPPLNKKGNSELGMYALERFTTLSGVSVF
- a CDS encoding sterol desaturase family protein codes for the protein MKKYLEGFIEAITGTLNWTWQSICFEVPWYTNYFYGLIAISLFVWGLEIIFPWRKEQAVLRKDFWLDAFYMFFNFFAFSIAISGFYKILQLVFTDIGIQENSLALFDPSDWPLWTQLLVFFIVLDFVQWFTHTLLHKYAVLWRYHKVHHSVKEMGFAAHLRYHWMENILYKPLKTFAVMILFGFEPQQAYVAHFLAITIGHINHANIKITWGPLKYILNNPVMHLYHHAYELPEGTYGVNFGISLSLWDYLFKTNYIPEDSGTIPLGFPGDEAFPSSFIGQNTYGFKKGQH